One part of the Lycium ferocissimum isolate CSIRO_LF1 chromosome 8, AGI_CSIRO_Lferr_CH_V1, whole genome shotgun sequence genome encodes these proteins:
- the LOC132066238 gene encoding uncharacterized protein LOC132066238, whose amino-acid sequence MLWLRVNWSLAYVIAVVESKCGYETLRRSANLVKGMRWIAFWTHLFYGLTIGGMVIGTNVLFVLLGEMKGDKWKSFSVISQTVQCSVLGSLAMNQFLVLNVVLYMYCKDLKGEKVPFEYVYLPSDDEKNNHAIV is encoded by the coding sequence atgttatggctaCGGGTAAACTGGTCATTAGCTTATGTGATAGCAGTGGTTGAATCCAAATGTGGTTACGAAACACTGAGGAGAAGTGCGAATTTGGTGAAGGGGATGAGATGGATAGCTTTTTGGACACATTTGTTTTACGGGCTTACTATAGGAGGAATGGTGATTGGCACTAACGtcctttttgttcttttgggtGAAATGAAGGGTGATAAATGGAAGAGTTTTTCAGTGATCTCGCAAACTGTTCAGTGTTCGGTGCTAGGATCTTTGGCAATGAATCAGTTTCTTGTATTGAATGTGGTATTGTATATGTATTGCAAGGACTTGAAAGGCGAAAAAGTGCCTTTTGAATACGTATATCTGCCCTCGGACGATGAGAAGAACAATCATGCTATTGTGTAG
- the LOC132066815 gene encoding uncharacterized protein LOC132066815, with protein MFLVLLCRCAVAAFTYSAVHASYGKPINLISSIKSIRNSFVPLLSTFIVSHVMFISITLLFALVLVFSVQILQALGFIELKYDFNHLLFFAIFALAVLEPFLLWLQVNWFLAYVVALVESKWGFETLRRISYLVKGKRPIVMSMMVLYGFMMGFMMVGGSIIFVIAGAAKGNQLITSFGVMFQIMQSSLMGYVMMNQYLVGNVVLYMYYKDLNGENLPSEIRDVLASKYISLPLDLDDENNHGIVQLV; from the coding sequence ATGTTTTTAGTCCTCCTTTGCCGTTGTGCCGTAGCCGCATTTACATATAGCGCGGTTCATGCATCCTATGGTAAACCTATCAACCTCATTTCGTCTATTAAATCTATCAGAAATTCATTCGTCCCCCTTCTCTCCACCTTTATCGTTTCGCATGTAATGTTCATTTCAATCACTCTTCTTTTCGCGCTAGTTTTGGTTTTCTCAGTCCAAATTCTTCAAGCTCTCGGATTCATTGaactcaaatatgatttcaatcACTTGTTGTTTTTTGCTATTTTCGCGTTGGCTGTGCTCGAACCTTTTCTGCTCTGGCTGCAGGTAAATTGGTTTTTAGCTTATGTTGTGGCACTGGTTGAGTCCAAATGGGGTTTCGAAACACTGAGGAGAATCTCCTATTTGGTAAAGGGAAAAAGACCGATAGTTATGTCGATGATGGTATTATACGGGTTTATGATGGGATTCATGATGGTTGGCGGTTCAATAATTTTTGTCATAGCGGGTGCAGCGAAGGGTAATCAGTTGATCACGAGCTTCGGGGTGATGTTCCAAATTATGCAGAGTTCATTGATGGGATATGTGATGATGAATCAGTATCTTGTGGGGAACGTGGTTTTGTATATGTATTACAAGGATTTGAATGGAGAAAATTTGCCCTCCGAGATCAGAGATGTGCTTGCTAGCAAGTATATATCTCTGCCATTGGATTTGGATGATGAGAATAATCATGGTATTGTGCAActtgtttaa
- the LOC132067900 gene encoding uncharacterized protein LOC132067900: protein MSAPTENRSLWRDIIISTRNISEANFGHFHAISILFLLPIFFTLVVYPCFHLALFHPDNVFTSFSLSKFEIIVLIVYILFLVLFFLCAVATTIYSTVQAYHDRPINFVSSIKSIRNSFFPLLSTFIVSQTIFISITLLFSLVFVFIVRILESLRLIELKYNSNHLFFVIPTLIVLVPVLIWLQVNWSLAYAIAVIESKWGYETLRRSANLVKGKRWVAFWIHMYYGLVIVVTVVGGAVFLVSLGAAKGNQWRSFGVILQTVLAIVFGYVRMNQYLMANTVLYMYCKDLNDENLPLETGSEYVSLPLDEEKNDHAIIMSAPSENRSVWRDIIASTRNIFKANFGHFHAISILFLLPIFFTLVVYPCFHLALFHPDNNFTSFLPSKFEIIVLIVYILFLVLFFLCAVATTIYSTVQAYHDRPINLVSSIKSIRNSFSPLLSTFIVSQTIFISITLLFSLVFVLLVQILQVLRLIELKYDLNHLLFLVIPTLIVLIPVLVWLQVNWSLAYAIAVIESKWGYETLRRSANLVKGKRWIAFGIHMYYGLVIVAMVVGGAVFLVILGAAKGNQWRSFKAILQTALTIVFGYVLMNQYLMANTVLYMYCKDLNDENLPLETGSEYVSLPLNEEKNDHAIV, encoded by the coding sequence ATGTCTGCTCCAACAGAAAATCGTAGCCTATGGAGAGACATAATTATATCAACGAGGAACATATCCGAAGCTaattttggccattttcatgcaaTTTCAATCCTCTTTCTCTTACCTATCTTTTTCACTCTAGTTGTATATCCTTGTTTCCACCTTGCCCTCTTTCATCCCGATAATGTTTTCACAAGTTTTTCACTTTCCAAATTCGAAATTATTGTACTCATAGTGTACATTCTGTTTTTGGTCCTGTTTTTCCTCTGTGCCGTAGCCACAACTATATATAGCACGgttcaagcataccatgatagACCTATCAACTTTGTTTCGTCTATTAAATCTATTAGAAATTCCTTCTTCCCCCTTCTTTCCACCTTTATCGTATCGCAAACCATCTTCATTTCAATCACTCTCCTTTTCTCCCTAGTCTTTGTTTTCATAGTCCGAATTCTTGAATCTCTCAGACTAATTGAACTCAAATACAACTCGAATCACTTGTTTTTTGTTATTCCCACGTTGATAGTGCTCGTACCAGTTCTGATTTGGCTACAGGTAAACTGGTCATTAGCTTATGCCATAGCAGTGATTGAATCAAAATGGGGTTACGAAACACTGAGGAGAAGTGCAAATTTGGTGAAGGGGAAGAGATGGGTAGCTTTTTGGATACATATGTATTACGGGCTTGTGATTGTAGTAACGGTGGTTGGTGGTGCCGTGTTTTTAGTCAGTTTGGGTGCAGCGAAGGGTAACCAGTGGAGGAGCTTCGGGGTGATCCTGCAGACTGTGCTCGCTATAGTGTTCGGATATGTGCGGATGAATCAGTATCTTATGGCAAACACGGTGTTGTATATGTATTGCAAGGACTTGAACGATGAAAATTTGCCCTTGGAAACTGGAAGCGAGTATGTTTCCCTGCCCTTGGATGAAGAGAAGAATGATCATGCCATAATAATGTCTGCTCCCTCAGAAAATCGTAGCGTATGGAGAGACATAATTGCATCAACGAGGAATATATTCAAAGCTaattttggccattttcatgcaaTTTCAATCCTCTTTCTCTTACCTATCTTTTTCACTCTAGTTGTATATCCTTGTTTCCACCTAGCCCTCTTTCATCCCGATAATAATTTCACAAGTTTTTTACCTTCCAAATTCGAAATTATTGTACTCATAGTGTACATTCTGTTTTTGGTCCTGTTTTTCCTCTGTGCCGTAGCCACAACTATATATAGCACGgttcaagcataccatgatagACCTATCAACCTTGTTTCATCTATTAAATCTATTAGAAATTCCTTCTCCCCCCTTCTTTCCACCTTTATCGTATCGCAAACCATCTTCATTTCAATCACTCTCCTTTTCTCCCTAGTCTTTGTTTTGTTAGTCCAAATTCTTCAAGTTCTCCGACTAATTGAACTCAAATACGACTTGAATCACTTGTTGTTCTTGGTTATTCCCACGTTGATAGTGCTCATACCAGTTCTGGTTTGGCTACAGGTAAACTGGTCATTAGCTTATGCGATAGCAGTGATTGAATCAAAATGGGGTTACGAAACACTGAGGAGAAGTGCAAATTTGGTGAAGGGGAAGAGATGGATAGCTTTTGGGATACATATGTATTACGGGCTTGTGATTGTAGCAATGGTAGTTGGTGGTGCCGTGTTTTTAGTCATTTTGGGTGCAGCAAAGGGTAACCAGTGGAGGAGCTTCAAGGCCATACTGCAGACCGCGCTCACTATAGTGTTCGGATATGTGCTGATGAATCAGTATCTTATGGCAAACACGGTGTTGTATATGTATTGCAAGGACTTGAACGATGAAAATTTGCCCTTGGAAACTGGAAGCGAGTACGTTTCCCTGCCCTTGAATGAAGAGAAGAATGATCATGCTATTGTGTAA
- the LOC132066239 gene encoding uncharacterized protein LOC132066239, which translates to MRTTTTKDAPKVKGGISHIVSFIFHFTTIIFFLIFARHHSPPMSASTENRSLRLEILQSTGHIKGANSGHFRVLSILFGLPIFFTLVTYPYFRLAVFHPDYDFTIFTQPQLSHFFVSNFEIFLLLMFTFFVFLFFLCAVATITYSTVHASYGRRINLVSSIKSIRSSFFPLLSTFIVSQTIFISITLLFALVLVLLSQTLQTLGLLELKYDLNHFLFFGIFALIVLVPVLIWLQVNWSLAYVVAVVESKWGIETLRRSAHLVKGMRSVALSVMLFYGLVVVGTVGGSYLVTMGTAKGEQWTFLSLQMLESSVVGYVVMNQYLMGNAVLYMYCKDLNDEKLPFEIEDEFGNEYVSLNMV; encoded by the coding sequence ATGAGAACTACTACTACAAAAGATGCACCAAAAGTAAAAGGTGGTATATCTCATATTGTTTCCTTCATTTTCCATTTCACAACAATCATCTTCTTCTTGATCTTTGCTCGTCATCATTCACCTCCAATGTCTGCTTCTACAGAAAATCGTAGCCTACGGCTAGAGATCCTTCAATCAACTGGCCACATAAAAGGAGCTAATTCTGGCCATTTTCGTGTCCTTTCAATCCTCTTCGGCTTGCCTATCTTTTTCACTCTCGTCACATATCCTTATTTCCGCCTTGCCGTCTTTCATCCTGACTACGATTTCACCATTTTCACTCAACCTCAACTTTCCCACTTTTTCGTTTCCAATTTCGAAATATTCTTACTCCTAATGTTTACTTTCTTTGTGTTCCTGTTTTTCCTTTGTGCCGTAGCTACAATTACATATAGCACGGTTCATGCATCCTATGGTAGACGTATCAACCTTGTTTCGTCTATTAAATCTATCAGAAGTTCCTTCTTCCCTCTTCTCTCTACCTTTATCGTATCGCAAACCATTTTCATTTCGATCACTCTCCTTTTCGCGCTAGTTTTGGTGCTGTTATCCCAAACTCTTCAAACTCTTGGACTACTTGAACTCAAATATGACCTGAATCACTTcttattttttggtattttcgCGTTAATTGTGCTCGTACCAGTTCTGATATGGCTACAGGTAAACTGGTCATTAGCTTATGTGGTAGCAGTGGTTGAATCCAAATGGGGTATCGAAACACTGAGAAGAAGTGCACATTTAGTAAAGGGGATGAGATCGGTAGCTTTATCGGTGATGTTGTTTTACGGGCTTGTGGTGGTGGGAACGGTGGGTGGTAGTTATTTAGTCACCATGGGTACAGCAAAGGGTGAGCAATGGACGTTTTTGTCGTTGCAGATGTTGGAGAGTTCAGTGGTGGGATATGTGGTGATGAATCAGTATCTCATGGGGAACGCGGTGTTGTATATGTATTGCAAggacttgaatgatgaaaaattgCCCTTTGAGATTGAAGACGAATTTGGCAATGAATACGTATCTCTTAATATGGTATGA
- the LOC132066816 gene encoding uncharacterized protein LOC132066816 — MREMEGFTGLSPRLNSISLDKDKNHDQDFQDSQLESTDNGDQQNRHFHSMDALEIVRETVRILWYNPICFLSIAALFICPVSTVLLSNVLVDQSIVKKLTFRLLLLAKSSGLPLKPFIRQSCQKFSEMVISAVMCFPLYVTLLLLSKAAIVYSVDCTYSRKNFDYKKFYIIVTKIWKRIVVTYLWVCMVIASCLTLFLVLLVAVSSAFSVMGFPSDLILYPAMIVGMIFSMILANAMIICNIAIVISVLEDDSGPDALLRSSSLIKGQTQVGLLIFLGSTIGMAFVEGLFEHRVKILSYGDGSSRIWEGPLLVIMYSFVMLIDSMMSTVFYFSCKSFRMESSNEESLPVLEALTISSALEEVQ, encoded by the coding sequence ATGAGAGAAATGGAAGGTTTCACTGGACTAAGTCCAAGATTGAACTCAATTTCATTGGATAAGGATAAAAACCATGACCAAGATTTTCAAGATTCCCAATTAGAGTCAACAGATAATGGTGATCAGCAAAATAGGCATTTTCATTCAATGGATGCATTGGAAATTGTAAGGGAAACTGTGAGGATTCTTTGGTATAATCCTATTTGTTTCTTGTCAATTGCTGCATTGTTTATTTGTCCTGTTTCTACTGTTCTTTTATCTAATGTTTTAGTTGATCAATCCATTGTAAAGAAATTGACTTTTAGGTTGTTGCTATTGGCTAAGTCCAGTGGGCTTCCACTTAAGCCTTTTATCAGACAATCTTGTCAAAAGTTCTCTGAAATGGTGATTTCAGCTGTAATGTGTTTTCCATTATATGTTACTCTATTGCTCTTGTCTAAAGCTGCTATAGTATACTCAGTTGATTGCACTTACTCGAGGAAGAATTTCGACTATAAAAAGTTCTACATTATCGTTACCAAGATTTGGAAACGTATCGTGGTGACTTATTTGTGGGTGTGTATGGTGATTGCCAGCTGTCTCACGTTGTTTCTCGTACTTCTTGTTGCGGTTAGCAGTGCTTTTTCTGTTATGGGGTTCCCTTCGGACTTGATTTTGTACCCTGCGATGATAGTTGGGATGATTTTCTCAATGATTCTAGCAAATGCTATGATAATTTGCAATATTGCTATTGTGATATCTGTTTTGGAGGATGATTCTGGACCGGACGCATTGCTTAGGTCTAGTTCTCTCATTAAGGGGCAAACACAAGTTGGGCTGCTGATTTTCCTCGGATCGACTATTGGGATGGCATTTGTGGAAGGCTTATTTGAGCATAGAGTGAAGATATTAAGCTATGGAGATGGATCTTCAAGAATATGGGAAGGGCCTCTTTTGGTAATTATGTACTCGTTTGTGATGCTTATTGACTCCATGATGAGTACTGTTTTTTACTTCAGCTGTAAATCATTTAGAATGGAATCCTCAAATGAAGAAAGTCTACCTGTATTAGAAGCCTTGACAATTTCCTCAGCATTAGAAGAAGTTCAATAA